A window of Apium graveolens cultivar Ventura chromosome 8, ASM990537v1, whole genome shotgun sequence contains these coding sequences:
- the LOC141678480 gene encoding uncharacterized protein LOC141678480 isoform X1, producing MVSREAWNLFWFLKAGLLEFWVFKKKAVVIKPKTKAPGSGAEINTRPECLCDKNIHENSQGGSAQQPNPVGNNGQGVRENDVTEKMTGGLIIMSHYILMLNKYVGSNKPNHLLIFVIHCRNKVNTHYHVFLAESFS from the exons ATGGTGTCCAGAGAGGCTTG gaatttGTTTTGGTTTCTTAAAGCAGGGTTGTTGGAATTTTG GGTGTTCAAGAAAAAGGCAGTCGTGATCAAACCAAAAACCAAAGCTCCAGGTTCAGGTGCTGAGATTAACACAAGACCTGAATGTTTATGTGATAAG AATATTCATGAAAACAGTCAAGGTGGATCTGCTCAG CAACCAAATCCTGTAGGTAATAACGGACAAGGCGTTAGGGAGAATGATGTTACAGAGAAAATGACAGGGGGCTTGATCATAATGTCACACTATATTTTAATGCTGAACAAGTATGTGGGAAGTAACAAACCAAACCATCTGCTGATTTTTGTCATTCATTGCAG GAACAAGGTCAATACACATTATCACGTGTTTTTAGCAGAGTCATTTTCTTAG
- the LOC141678480 gene encoding uncharacterized protein LOC141678480 isoform X2 has product MVSREAWNLFWFLKAGLLEFWVFKKKAVVIKPKTKAPGSGAEINTRPECLCDKQPNPVGNNGQGVRENDVTEKMTGGLIIMSHYILMLNKYVGSNKPNHLLIFVIHCRNKVNTHYHVFLAESFS; this is encoded by the exons ATGGTGTCCAGAGAGGCTTG gaatttGTTTTGGTTTCTTAAAGCAGGGTTGTTGGAATTTTG GGTGTTCAAGAAAAAGGCAGTCGTGATCAAACCAAAAACCAAAGCTCCAGGTTCAGGTGCTGAGATTAACACAAGACCTGAATGTTTATGTGATAAG CAACCAAATCCTGTAGGTAATAACGGACAAGGCGTTAGGGAGAATGATGTTACAGAGAAAATGACAGGGGGCTTGATCATAATGTCACACTATATTTTAATGCTGAACAAGTATGTGGGAAGTAACAAACCAAACCATCTGCTGATTTTTGTCATTCATTGCAG GAACAAGGTCAATACACATTATCACGTGTTTTTAGCAGAGTCATTTTCTTAG